Genomic DNA from Elgaria multicarinata webbii isolate HBS135686 ecotype San Diego chromosome 2, rElgMul1.1.pri, whole genome shotgun sequence:
CCAATCCTAATCGGAGGCTAAAGCAGCCCGAGTCGTGGTGTCCTTGGGGAGCGTCGCaggaagaacaaaaacaaaagggatccctctgccctccctcccacacccatCTGGAGTGTTTGTTAAGTTAAACACTGCAGCCATAGGGCAGACCGGTGCTCCTGATAGGCCAGGGTTGAGTCCTCTGCCTTCTGCCCCAGAATCCAGCAGCCCGGCCTCCTCTACTTCaacagccccccgcccccctttccTGTTGCTTATGCAGAAGGCCCTTTCCCCAGGAGCCCTGGTACCCACAAGGCGGGAGCTGCAGCACTGAGCCGTCTGAGGCAGGGAGTCCCAGGGTCCTGCATGCCCTCCCTTGAGGCTTGTCGCTGCGTATCCCGCTTGCCCAGGGGGAGGGCCTGGGTCTGAGCCAGGAAAACAGAGCAATAGAAACATGGGGTGGGAACCAAGGCCTCCCAGCTCCCATCCTCATCTACTGTCCACAAGGTGACCTGGAAGGCCAGCCAGAACAGCACTCATGGCCCAGAGCCTGAGCAGCCCTTTGCAGCTCTCCTCTGCCGCTCCAGGCTGTGAAGGCCGGGCAGGGGGAGCGGCCGGCCAGCCGGCCCTGGCCCAGTCCTCATGTACTGTTGCCCTGCTCCTGCTCAAAAAGCACCATGGCCAGCTGGGCCCTGGAGCCCAAGCCCTCCAGGCTGCTCTGCACGCAGCGGTGGTACTGCTCCTCGCTCAGCCGGGGGTTGCAGCTGTGGGGCCGGTGGCGCTGCAGAAGGGCCGGCTCCACCGCCCGGAAGACGTGCAAATTTGAGTACTTGACGAAAAGGTCATAGATGTCCATGGTCTCCAGGATGTCCTCGTTGTCCTGGGCGTCGGCCGCCATGCGGGTGCGGGCCGCCATGTAGTCAGCGTTGTAGAAGCAAGCTTCGCTGAAGGCGTCGCGGTCAAAGTGGCCAGCGTCCCGCACCAGGTCCAAGCTGGAAAGGGACGAGGGCTGGTTGTGGAAGGCAATCGTGGGGTTGTAGCCCTGGAAGTGGATAGGGAAGAAGACCTGCCAACTGTTGATGGTGTTCATGCGGCACCGGTTGAGGAACTCAGTGGTGACCTCAGTGCTCACGCCAGCCACGAAGAAGAGGGTGTCCACGGGGTGCTTCTTGGAGATGATGTCCATCACTTTGATCTGGGAGGGCGCATCCGTCTTGACACTAATCCAGGGGATCTTTACCTGTGTGTAGCGCCGCTCGTACTCCGTGATGCGGGCCTTCACTGCCCCAAAGACATCATTCTGAGCCACCTGCTGTGCCTCAAAAGGGTCGTAGATGAAGAGGAAGGTCAGCACGGCATTCTCAGCATTCTCAAAGGCTGCCGTGGCATAGACCTCGAGGAAGCGTGCGGCGTAGTCGCGCTCTGAGGCCGTCAGCGGTAAGATGACGTTTACTCGGCTCGCCTCCGTCACGTAGGGCATGGGGATGATCTCCACTTCGCTGAGAGGGCGTAGCAGATGCACCCGTTTGGCCAGGGAGCGGCTGTGCCCCTTCTGGGTCACCACCTCAAGCTGCAGATCCAGTGTGTACTCCATGCCTCGGGTAGGGTCAAAGCGGCGGTAGCCAttcagcagctgctgcttgcGGACATGCAGCACCGGCTGGTATCGGTGGTTCAGCTCTTCCACCGCTGCAGCGACCACGTCTGCTACGTCCACGGCATCTGCGCCTCGGAGCTCACACTTGGGGGCACCATCCACGCAGGCAAAAGCGGCCTCTTCGGTAAAGTAATCCCAACGAAGCACCTCAAAGCGGGTCTTTGGCTGGAAAGGGGGAGCAATGCCAATGGGCCATGTGGCACTCAGGTCGCCATCTGCAGAGAGGCTGCTGGTGTTCTGGATCTCCAGCTGCAAGGGCAGAGTGCAGAAGAGAGTCAACAGAGGCTGAAGAAAACTGTTTTTCCCAGAAGCCAAAACCCCCAAATGAACCTAGCAAACACATGTTCACAACTTATAC
This window encodes:
- the CHPF gene encoding chondroitin sulfate synthase 2, with product MRFSLVLSLLRPVGPVVVGVSLGFTLSLLSVTWVEEPCGLSQGSLRDGDREQQQHQAGQGNAARKPNSVPGGLGTEPEQSWEPRVLPYKPPNPGKAAKKTIRTRYISTELGMRQRLFVGVLTSKNTLHSLAVAVNRTLGHRLERLVYFTGTRGRKVPHGMMVVTHGDERPIWNMYQTIKYVLDHYVADFDWVYLVQDDTYTEAHRVNRLASHLSIDTLLYMGRPEEFIGGDTQGRYCYGGFGYLLSRALLLRLQPHLESCRNDILSARPDEWLGRCIIDYTGVDCVAEHEGLHYQYFELGKNSDPERESDPRFNAAFTVHPVLDPVQMYRLHRHFARVELEHTYQEIQQLQLEIQNTSSLSADGDLSATWPIGIAPPFQPKTRFEVLRWDYFTEEAAFACVDGAPKCELRGADAVDVADVVAAAVEELNHRYQPVLHVRKQQLLNGYRRFDPTRGMEYTLDLQLEVVTQKGHSRSLAKRVHLLRPLSEVEIIPMPYVTEASRVNVILPLTASERDYAARFLEVYATAAFENAENAVLTFLFIYDPFEAQQVAQNDVFGAVKARITEYERRYTQVKIPWISVKTDAPSQIKVMDIISKKHPVDTLFFVAGVSTEVTTEFLNRCRMNTINSWQVFFPIHFQGYNPTIAFHNQPSSLSSLDLVRDAGHFDRDAFSEACFYNADYMAARTRMAADAQDNEDILETMDIYDLFVKYSNLHVFRAVEPALLQRHRPHSCNPRLSEEQYHRCVQSSLEGLGSRAQLAMVLFEQEQGNST